From the Maridesulfovibrio zosterae DSM 11974 genome, the window CGCCTTGCTTATCGAATGGCTGCAGACAACCTTGGCTGTGGTAGGAGTGTTGTTTCTGATTCCTGTAACCCAATTGAGTTAACTCGAACTGAATGGCGCGAAGTTGCACAAAAATCCGGTGCAAGGACCATCGATATCGAAGTTATTTGTTCCGATAAAGCAGAACATCAAAAAAGGGTTGAGACTCGAACTTCCAGCATAACAGGTTTAAGACTACCTACGTGGGAACAAGTTCAACACCGCGAATACCACCCATGGAAATCTGATAGAATCGTTCTTGATACAGCAGGACGAAGCCCTGAAGCCAGTTTTCAACAACTAATATCGCTAAT encodes:
- a CDS encoding AAA family ATPase, with the protein product MNLPTLYIFSGLPGSGKSTLAQRLSTELNSIYLRIDTIEQALRDLCNCKVEGEGYRLAYRMAADNLGCGRSVVSDSCNPIELTRTEWREVAQKSGARTIDIEVICSDKAEHQKRVETRTSSITGLRLPTWEQVQHREYHPWKSDRIVLDTAGRSPEASFQQLISLIKKWE